From the genome of Adhaeribacter pallidiroseus:
GCTGCATTGCTGTAGGCCGATATTTTTTATCATCGTTTAACCAAAAGAAAGGAGTTTCATATAATGCCTGCACTAGGTCATAATTTTGAAACAATAAATATTCTTCATCTGGGAGTTTGATAATTGGATATGCATTTTTAGGATTAAAATCATCTAAAGAGTTAAAATTATATGATTCAGTTGTAGATACAAATGACTCTATAACTGCATAAGTAATCTCTGTTTCGATGTTTGCTGCTTTGCTAACCTCAGCAATAGTAAATTTGTAAGCTGGAAGTAAATCCCATTGTTCTAGTTTATTTATAACAAGACTAAGTGCTACATAATTTATTTTTACATTTTGAAGTGACTGAATAGATGCAATTACTTCTGTAGCTTGTTGAATTGTAAATCCTTTGGTTTCTTGAAACCAACTATCATCTTTTTGGTACTTTAATTTAAAGAAGTCTCTATATTGAGATTGATATACTCCTTCTCCGCTATAAAAAATTGGTTCTCTTAGAAATAAACCATTTTTAAATGGGTTAAAATTTAGATCCTCTAAATTTTCAGGGTTAAAAGAAATTCGTGCTGGTGCCATCATCGATTGATGAAGTTCATCCAGCAATGTATCTGTTCTATCAATGTAGTTTTGTATTACATCAGGATAAGGAAGTTCTGTATTGAGTCTATTTTTGCAAGTGAGACCTATCAACGTAGATATTTCTGTTCTTATTAATCTTGTAGGGTTAAATTGCTGCAACACATCTTTTACAGTCATTGAATCACCATGTTTTATTGTATTATCTCTAAAACATAAGTATGCAATTGCATGTACATATCCCGGAGAAGAACATAATTCTGCCAATTCTGAAAAAACTTCTGATTCTTCTCTGATTTTCTTTTTCATAATTAGTAATGATTAAATCGGAATTTTTAGAGCTAATTTACTTTGGAGTATCATGTCCTACTGGTTAAAAAAAACTATAACCTTTAAACACCCATTTTTAACTCATCCTCATAAACCCATTTCTGCACTTCCTCCACGTCAAAGAAATACAGCACGCATTCAATTTCGGTGAAGAATAATTCTTTAAAAAGGCTGGCGTAGAAGTTCAGGTTATCGGCGTGTTCCTGGGTGAAGGGCGGGGCTTTGAAATCCAGGAGTACTACTTTGGTGCCGTCGAAAACAATGCGGTCGGGTTTGTAGCGGGTAGCCCGTACGTTCAAAATTTCTTTTTCTTTTTCAATCAGAATGTCTTTGCTGAAATAGCGCTTGATTTCGGGATGGTTGATGATTTTTTTTAAAGTTTCGCGCAGTTCCGGGGTTTCTTTGCTGCTGAAAATGCCTTCGTTTACCAGTTGCTTCAACACAAAATTCAGGTCGTCGGCGGTGGTGATGCGGGAGAGGGCGTAGTGCAGTTTGCGGTTCAGGCGGCGGTATTCCTGTTGGGTTTCAAAATCGAACACGTTGTTGGCGTGTTGTTTTAGTTTCAGGCGCTGGGTCCAGTTAAAAGAACGGAATAAATCCAGGTGAAAAACCTGCTCCGTTACCGGCGTGCTGGAATGTTGCGTGGCCGCACCTTGCGCTAACTGGTAACACAGTTGGTCGTCTTGCCATAGCTGCTGGTGCTGCAAGTATTGGTACAATATATAGCTGATGTTTTTCTGGTTGCCGCCCTGGTTAAAATCTTTTTTCTGAGCAATTAAGTACAGGCGGTCCTGGGGGCGGGTGAAGCCTACGTACAGCATGTTCAGGTTTTCGATAAAAGTTTTTTCCAGCTCCATCTGGTACTGGGGCTGCAAAGGCGTTTCTTCCAGGCGCTTGCTCATGGTTACCACGGCGGCCGGCAAATCATGGAAAACCGGCAAATCGGCGGGCAAACGGCTCCACAGCAAAGCGCTGCGCTGCGGCTCCACCGACCAATCGGCAAACGGAATAATCACCACCGGGTATGCCAGCCCTTTGGCCTTGTGAATGCTGGTAATGGTTATGGCGTTGCGGTTTTTGGGCGAGTTAATGCTGAGTTTTTCCTTGTGGGTTTCCCAGTATTCCAGAAAATTGTTCAGGTTGTTGCTTTGGTTCAGACTGTACTCCAGCACCACATCCAGGAAGCGGAACAAGTACTCGCATTCGTTGTTTTTGCCGAGCAAGTTAAATACCCGGATAATTTTTTCGGTAAGTTCGTAGATGGATAAATTACCCGTTTCTTTTTCTTCCAGGTTGTAGCCGGCTACGCGGAGTTCATCAAAAAAAGCCGTATTGTCGGCGCAATTAGCAATGGTCGCAATCGTCTGGGTGAGGGTATTGTCGGGTTGCACGTTCCGTACCACTTTGCAGAACAAATACATGGCTTCGGCGCGGGCCAGCGTATCGTCGGGACGGTTAAAAATCCGGAACAAAGCCACCACCAGGTTTACTACTTCGGCAAATTGCAAGGAAAGCGAGTCCTGCGAAATAATAGCAAACTTCTTTTCTTTCAGGAAGCCCGCTACCAAACGGCTGTTGCGGTTGGTGCGGCTCAGCACGGCAATGTCTTGCCACTCGTAGCCTTCGGCCAGGGCGTGCCGGATCAATTGCAACACAATTTGCAGGGTACTTTCCTGGTAAGTGAGTACTTCGGGCTTTTCGTAACCTTCGTACAGTACTTCGGTGCGTTCACAGGAATTCAAATCGTGTTGGTAGTTGTGGTCTTCGTTGTGGGTGAAAATTACCTGGATGTGGCCGCCGGTGCGATTGTTGCTTTCGGGCGTGGCTTGTTTAAAGTTTTCGTCGTAAATGCTCTGCAGCATCGGGTAAGCCGGGTTGCTTATGCTCACAAATTTAAAAAAACTGTTGTTGAAGCTAATAATTTCGGTGGCGCTCCGGTAATTGGTGTTCAGGTCGGCGGGTGTTAAACTTAAATCCAGCGTATCGTAGCGGGCTTCCAGTAAATCCTCGTTTTTGCGATTCTGGTACAAGGCCGGCGTGTTGCGTTTGTACAAATGCAGAATCTGGTCCATGTCGCCGCCGCGCCACCGGTAAATGGCTTGTTTGGCATCGCCCACGGCCATGTTAAAATACCCCGACGCTAACGAGTTTTCGATTAAAGGCAGTAAGTTATTCCATTGCAGCGAAGACGTATCCTGAAATTCATCAATCAGGATGTGGTTGTATTTTTCGCCGAGGCGCTCGTAAATAAAAGGTACCGGTTCGTTCAAAACAATATCGGTAATGCGTTTATTAAATTCCGAAATATGTACCAGGTTGGTATCGCGTTTAATATCCTGAATGCATTTTTCCAGCTCATTCAGCACCGAAACCTGGTACAAGTGTTTGATGATCTCGGTGATTAAAATATAATTCGCGCTTTGCTGGACCCGGATGGTTTCAATGGTGTGGAAGTAAGCTACGATCTGACTTTTAATTTTATCCAGTCGCGCTTCCACGTCTTTCGGCACTTTGGCACCGCACCATTTATCGTTGTTAATAGTTTGCTCAGCGTAAGTATTAGACTTCTGAAATTTGAAGTCTTTTACGTACTTATTAAAGAACCCGTAAATGCCTTTTTCTTTATAATGTAAAAAGCTGGCTTCGATCTGGTTCGCGCTACATAAATCTAAAGCCGCTTGCGCCGCTTCCACTACGGCTTCTTCGATTTGTTTTTTATAGCGATATAAGTCTTGCCGTATTTTTTTAAAATCCTGCAGGGTGAGCTTCTGCAATTCCGCTACCGCTTCGTACACTTGTTCGTTTAGTAAATTATTAGCAAAGCTGGCGAGTTCATCGGGTAAACTGTTCCAGCTGCGGCCTTCGTCGGCTTTTTCCAGGGCATATTGTTCCAGCGTTTGGGCCAGCAAGCTATTATCCGGAGCATTATTAACTTTATCCAGCAGCATCGATACCGCCGTGTTGAGCAGGGTAGTGGTATCCAGGTCTACTTCAAAGTTGTAGGGAATATTCAGTTCGCGGGTAAAAGCCGTTACCACTTTGTTCA
Proteins encoded in this window:
- a CDS encoding UvrD-helicase domain-containing protein — protein: MPQQFKIYSSSAGSGKTYHLTKEYLKLALQSENPGYYRSILAITFTNDAANEMKERILAALRQFNEVQADARAQARSEELLDLITSEIQTEYNQPDTDREMVRARAQRTFEQILYNYSEFAVSTIDAFVNKVVTAFTRELNIPYNFEVDLDTTTLLNTAVSMLLDKVNNAPDNSLLAQTLEQYALEKADEGRSWNSLPDELASFANNLLNEQVYEAVAELQKLTLQDFKKIRQDLYRYKKQIEEAVVEAAQAALDLCSANQIEASFLHYKEKGIYGFFNKYVKDFKFQKSNTYAEQTINNDKWCGAKVPKDVEARLDKIKSQIVAYFHTIETIRVQQSANYILITEIIKHLYQVSVLNELEKCIQDIKRDTNLVHISEFNKRITDIVLNEPVPFIYERLGEKYNHILIDEFQDTSSLQWNNLLPLIENSLASGYFNMAVGDAKQAIYRWRGGDMDQILHLYKRNTPALYQNRKNEDLLEARYDTLDLSLTPADLNTNYRSATEIISFNNSFFKFVSISNPAYPMLQSIYDENFKQATPESNNRTGGHIQVIFTHNEDHNYQHDLNSCERTEVLYEGYEKPEVLTYQESTLQIVLQLIRHALAEGYEWQDIAVLSRTNRNSRLVAGFLKEKKFAIISQDSLSLQFAEVVNLVVALFRIFNRPDDTLARAEAMYLFCKVVRNVQPDNTLTQTIATIANCADNTAFFDELRVAGYNLEEKETGNLSIYELTEKIIRVFNLLGKNNECEYLFRFLDVVLEYSLNQSNNLNNFLEYWETHKEKLSINSPKNRNAITITSIHKAKGLAYPVVIIPFADWSVEPQRSALLWSRLPADLPVFHDLPAAVVTMSKRLEETPLQPQYQMELEKTFIENLNMLYVGFTRPQDRLYLIAQKKDFNQGGNQKNISYILYQYLQHQQLWQDDQLCYQLAQGAATQHSSTPVTEQVFHLDLFRSFNWTQRLKLKQHANNVFDFETQQEYRRLNRKLHYALSRITTADDLNFVLKQLVNEGIFSSKETPELRETLKKIINHPEIKRYFSKDILIEKEKEILNVRATRYKPDRIVFDGTKVVLLDFKAPPFTQEHADNLNFYASLFKELFFTEIECVLYFFDVEEVQKWVYEDELKMGV